The DNA segment GATACTAAAGCCTACAGTTTTGACTTTGTTATTATCAGTATGATAGGTGATGGTGTTGTAGACTGGACTACAGATACTGAGATGGCTACTACAGATGGTGTAAACTATACTTACATGCTTACATCTGCTGGGGGTGAAGGTAAATTCAGATTGAACAATGATTGGAATCCAGGTTGGGGTAGTACAGATTTCCCTTCAGGTATTGGCTCTACAGAGGGAGATTCGCCAAATATTCCTATTGCTGCTGGCACGTATGATGTGACTTTTAATAGAACTACAGGCGCTTATAATTTTGCTTCTACTACTGCTAGTACAGCAAGCTTTTCGAGTAATGATGTGAATGTTTACCCTAATCCGTCAAGTACGGTTTGGAACTTTGATGCAGGTAGTCTTATTATAGATAAAGCAGAGGTTATAGATGTTACAGGTAAAGTAGTTTATACAAATACTTTTGCAGCATCTCAAGCAATAGTTAATACTGATGCTTTTGTAGCAGGTATTTACTTTGCAAGAATTTATTCAGGAACTTCTGTTCAAACCATTAAAGTAGTGAAAAAATAAATAAAAATAATATTTGTTTCCTAAAAGCACAAACTGTAAGGTTTGTGCTTTTTTGGTTTTTAAGACTATCTTTACCCAAAACTTTTTATTATGGCAGCAATGCTAAAAATAGGGCATAGAGGAGCAAAAGGACATGTATCCGAGAATACACTAGCATCATTTGAAAAAGCACTCGATTTGGGTGTAAATGCTATTGAATTCGACGTGCACGTATGTGCTACAGGCGAACTGGTTGTTTTTCATGATTTTACTGTAGATAGGACTACTAATGGTACAGGAGAAGTGCATAAACTATCGCTAGCAGAACTCAAAGCACTAAAAGTGGAAGAAGATCATAGTATAACTACGCTAGATGAGGTGTTACAGCTTTTACACAGCAAATGTTTTATTAATATAGAAATGAAAGGTCGCTATACGGCAAAACCTCTTGCTGAATTATTGAGGAAATATGTGGAAGAGAAAGGGTATAGTTATGAGGATTTTATAGTTTCTAGCTTTCAGTACGAAGAGTTGAAACAAATGAGTGAGTTAAACCCTAATGTGCATCTTGGTGTGTTAACACAAGCAAGTGTAGCACAGGCTTGGGACTGGGCAGTAGAGTTTTCGGCAAAAGCGATACATCCGCATTATTCGTTGCTTACAGAAACCAATGTAGAACGTGCTCGTGAGGCAGGTTTTAAAATTTATACTTGGACGGTAAACGAGCTAGAAGATATAGCACGGCTAAAGAAGTATGGAGTAGATGGTATTATATCTGATTATCCCGAACGTTTATGAGTAAGAGTTTTGATATAATAATTGCAGGTGGAGGGGCAGCAGGTTTTTTTATAGCCATTAATATTGCTGAAGCTAACCCTAATGTGAAAATTGCCATATTGGAGCGCGGTAAAGAAGTGCTTAGTAAGGTGCGTATTTCGGGAGGTGGGCGTTGTAATGTTACACACGCTTGTTTTATACCTAATGATTTAGTGAAGTTTTATCCTCGTGGCGAAAAAGAGCTTCGGGGACCTTTTAATCGTTTTTGTAGTGGCGATACTATCGAGTGGTTCGAGCGACATGGTGTAGCATTAAAAATAGAAGAAGATGGAAGGATGTTTCCTGTTACAGACAGTTCGCAAACTATTATAGACTGCTTTCAAGATGCCGTAAAAAAACTTGGAATACAGGTTATAACAGGGCAAAGCATACAATCGATATTCAAGGCAGAAAATCATTGGAAAATAGATACCCAAAGCGATACTTATTTGTGCGAAACTCTTGTAATGACTACGGGCAGTAATCCTAAAATGTGGCAGATGCTAGAAGAATATGGGCATACCATAGTGCCGCCTGTTCCATCGTTATTTACATTTAATATAAAAGACAATAGAATAAAAAACCTAATGGGAGTTGCTGCTCTAGCATCCGTTAAGGTAAGAGGGAGTAAGCTCGAAGCTTCAGGGCCTTTATTAATAACCCATTGGGGAATGAGTGGTCCTGGTATCCTGCGTCTTTCGGCATGGGGAGCACGCGAACTAGCAGCAAAAAACTATCAGTTTATACTACAAGTTAATTGGCTAGACGATGTTACCCATGAGGAGTGCCTTGATACACTAAAAGCATTAAAGCAAGAGCAAGCTAAAAAACTAGTTGCAAAGAAATCGCCTTTTGATTTCC comes from the Flavobacterium arcticum genome and includes:
- a CDS encoding glycerophosphodiester phosphodiesterase, encoding MAAMLKIGHRGAKGHVSENTLASFEKALDLGVNAIEFDVHVCATGELVVFHDFTVDRTTNGTGEVHKLSLAELKALKVEEDHSITTLDEVLQLLHSKCFINIEMKGRYTAKPLAELLRKYVEEKGYSYEDFIVSSFQYEELKQMSELNPNVHLGVLTQASVAQAWDWAVEFSAKAIHPHYSLLTETNVERAREAGFKIYTWTVNELEDIARLKKYGVDGIISDYPERL
- a CDS encoding BaiN/RdsA family NAD(P)/FAD-dependent oxidoreductase — its product is MSKSFDIIIAGGGAAGFFIAINIAEANPNVKIAILERGKEVLSKVRISGGGRCNVTHACFIPNDLVKFYPRGEKELRGPFNRFCSGDTIEWFERHGVALKIEEDGRMFPVTDSSQTIIDCFQDAVKKLGIQVITGQSIQSIFKAENHWKIDTQSDTYLCETLVMTTGSNPKMWQMLEEYGHTIVPPVPSLFTFNIKDNRIKNLMGVAALASVKVRGSKLEASGPLLITHWGMSGPGILRLSAWGARELAAKNYQFILQVNWLDDVTHEECLDTLKALKQEQAKKLVAKKSPFDFPNRLWESLATASGIDDVTRWADLSGKQLNELASQLVAGEFQVNGKSTFKEEFVTAGGVELKEVNFKTMESKIVEKLYFAGEILNIDAITGGFNFQNAWTGGFIAAEAISNR